One window of Acropora palmata chromosome 1, jaAcrPala1.3, whole genome shotgun sequence genomic DNA carries:
- the LOC141894602 gene encoding uncharacterized protein LOC141894602 isoform X3: MGHRPCAENDLNSIFKKYQSLVKVKREKTQNNWIAFARFSNHQDAVAALKEVDGFNLKGCTLIVSPEIKQQAQAQQKLKGSAVKKQENERTFKKESELSTSGKNDNGPLPLMRLNVANPENWEQDGGCDKVARDKIIGKEDLESCVVKINNGYPIHVSNFPAGTNQETLKQIFSGCGEVIQVVTHKKFAFIYFSKKEEAFTALAMQGQVKMGGKCLTVTPRYTKDKQHKKNVTGASTSSLSSSQSSLSSDTGSSSTSLSAANQVASYSEASFSQDVENCATSAKSLELSACKKLGGNVSRLDHVSNWSSETCSFQGEEKLGQNSSICKSSEAFLKDGFSAPDTRPGVLLSEIFNENVPMHLLLTYEEMNTLMSKCRKSIRTARSIAFEEFCVLVTDVIDSCHFWANLDDRSDSYKKLKKMQEELQNVTHYRHCMPLKYQLGAALFSEDKQWYRCWCMEVSTLEKRKVKVFFVDYGNFEWISWDQFTDIAEEFWDLAPQALPFKLSGLENVANLATDVQTEGAKYLKDLICNKVCRAKKAKSSDPTERHIIEVELVLDDTSINQQMAKTRYVQETRTTPQEANQSPSLPQSTPTRSLPSQQPQRHIPPHPFMKTKTAAAPTARRPPDLTSKLLDGAQLQSTQSPFQGAQPRSDPQTLPKVKSDLSNISPKGNFQHQKSLPNHLFPKREVVEIFISNVVSPDDLCFYFSGAETKYTLGKIRNILNDGVYPPAEGGKIYPRKGALVMKVLDKIKVRVEIIDIPGNAGHGIDQVKVRDIDFGKVETTSLKALYALPASVKCIPPQAKYGKLAGIRKKEGMKSYPDPASDFLIDAKKRRQAMQASIIKQEPNGLYHLELFEFSTSGPSFNVQLVELDYAEVDPLQFNMLPSSAGQTPRLAEDRKAESHQWDTHSVNSDWEEHLIEINDRDAVSPVGSCLNMSGRQSMEHLYVPPPPQMHTSFTNSEPWSSFSSKGIDFSESLGATSGLHLGASHSSRFSNSEQCELELQPSAGLASGSNPDGHSSFSAETKFSVFSNVVHPHSPSATGSDTSGVCSDTSVSSLASTGSFANMEDQSASQENILASQRSVDGASTLQGNKEREELIEKDEELKRILEMPRKEMKKILSLRQEKEKLERKIRIKGLENHILKLQKELKHLEIEKEELENEFDP, from the exons ATGGGACACCGACCTTGCGCAGAG aATGATTTAAATtccattttcaagaaatatcAAAGCTTGGTGAAAGTGAAGAgggaaaaaacacaaaataactG GATTGCCTTTGCTAGGTTTTCTAACCATCAAGATGCTGTTGCAGCTCTGAAGGAGGTTGAtggttttaatttaaaagGCTGTACTTTGATAGTCTCTCCTGAAATTAAGCAACAAGCTCAAGCccaacaaaaattgaagggaTCTGCGGTGAAGAaacaggaaaatgaaagaacttttaaaaaagaaagtgaattATCTACCTCTGGGAAAAATGATAATGGACCTTTGCCTTTGATGAGACTTAATGTGGCTAACCCCGAAAATTGGGAGCAAGATGGAGGATGCGATAAAGTGGCAAGAGACAAGATTATTGGTAAAGAGGATTTGGAATCATGTGTTGTTAAAATCAACAATGGTTATCCCATTCATGTCAGTAATTTTCCAGCAGGAACAAATCAG gaaACTCTTAAACAGATATTTAGTGGATGTGGAGAAGTAATTCAAGTTGTAACCCATAAAAA GTTTgcttttatttacttttctaAAAAAGAAGAGGCTTTCACTGCACTAGCAATGCAAGGCCAAGTTAAAATGGGTGGCAAGTGTCTGACAGTGACTCCAAGATATACCAAAGACAagcaacacaaaaaaaacGTCACAG gtGCTTCAACATCAAGTCTCAGTTCTAGTCAGAGTTCTCTTTCGAGTGATACTGGAAGCTCTTCAACGTCTCTGTCAGCTGCAAATCAGGTTGCCTCTTATTCAGAGGCATCTTTCTCACAAGATGTTGAAAACTGTGCCACAAGTGCAAAGTCCCTTGAACTcagtgcatgcaaaaaattggGTGGAAATGTTTCAAGACTTGATCATGTCTCAAACTGGTCAAGTGAAACATGCTCATTTCAAGGAGAGGAAAAACTTGGACAAAACTCAAGCATTTGCAAATCCAGTGAGGCTTTTCTTAAAGATGGATTCAGTGCTCCTGATACAAGGCCCGGTGTTCTTTTATCTgaaatttttaatgaaaacgTTCCAATGCATTTGCTTCTTACCTATGAAGAAATGAACACTCTTATGAGCAAGTGTAGGAAATCCATAAGAACTGCAAGGAGCATTGCTTTTGAAGAGTTTTGTGTCTTGGTAACTGATGTGATTGACTCTTGCCATTTTTGGGCTAATTTGGATGACAGG AGTGATAGCTATAAAAAGCtcaaaaaaatgcaagaaGAACTGCAGAATGTTACGCATTACAGGCATTGCATGCCTCTCAAATATCAGTTGGGTGCTGCCTTATTTTCTGAAGATAAACAATGGTACAG ATGTTGGTGTATGGAAGTAAGCACGTTGGAAAAGAGAAAGGTTAAAGTGTTCTTTGTAGATTATGGCAACTTTGAGTGGATTTCTTGGGACCAATTTACAGACATAGCTGAAGAGTTTTGGGATCTTGCACCTCAAGCCTTGCCTTTCAAGTTGTCAG GTCTCGAAAATGTTGCAAATTTGGCGACAGATGTTCAAACGGAAGGAGCCAAATACCTCAAAGATTTAATTTGCAATAAAGTATGCAGGGCAAAGAAGGCAAAATCTTCAGATCCCACTGAG cGGCATATAATTGAGGTTGAGTTGGTCCTGGATGACACAAGTATCAATCAACAGATGGCTAAGACAAGATATGTTCAAGAGACGAGAACGACACCTCAAGAGGCGAACCAGAGCCCATCTCTGCCACAGTCCACTCCAACAAGGTCACTGCCTTCTCAGCAACCGCAAAGACATATCCCACCGCATCCGTTTATGAAAACCAAGACTGCTGCTGCCCCGACAGCAAGGAGACCACCAGATCTCACTTCAAAACTACTGGATGGCGCCCAGCTGCAATCTACACAAAGCCCTTTCCAGGGTGCCCAACCTAGATCTGATCCACAGACTTTGCCAAAAGTAAAATCTGATCTAAGTAATATATCGCCAAAAGGAAACTTTCAACATCAAAAGTCGCTGCCAAACCATTTGTTTCCTAAAAGGGAGGTTGTTGAAATCTTCATCTCAAAT GTTGTCTCACCTGATGATCTATGTTTTTACTTTTCTGGAGCTGAAACAAAATATACTCTTGGTAAAATTCGGAATATTTTGAATGACGGGGTATACCCGCCTGCTGAAGGAGGAAAG ATTTACCCACGAAAAGGAGCATTGGTGATGAAAGTGCTGGATAAAATAAAGGTCCGCGTTGAAATCATTGACATCCCAGGAAACGCTGGACATGGAATAGACCAG gTGAAAGTAAGGGATATTGACTTCGGGAAAGTAGAAACGACTTCTCTCAAAGCTCTGTATGCACTTCCTGCGTCTGTGAAATGTATACCACCCCAAGCAAAGTATGGTAAGCTAGCAGGAATACGGAAAAAGGAAGGAATGAAGTCTTATCCAGACCCGGCATCTGACTTTTTGATAGATGCAAAAAAGAGGAGACAG GCCATGCAAGCATCGATCATAAAGCAAGAGCCAAATGGTCTGTACCATCTCGAGctgtttgaattttcaaccTCCGGTCCAAGCTTCAATGTTCAGCTGGTGGAACTGGATTACGCTGAAGTAGATCCATTGCAGTTTAATATGTTACCTTCTTCGG CAGGACAGACCCCAAGGCTTGCAGAAGACAGGAAAGCTGAATCACATCAATGGGACACACATTCAGTGAATTCTGATTGGGAAGAACATTTGATCGAAATAAACGACAGAGACGCTGTTTCTCCAGTAGGATCTTGTTTAAATATGAGTGGACGGCAATCAATGGAACATCTGTATGTCCCTCCACCACCTCAAATGCATACTTCATTTACGAACAGTGAACCGTGGTCTTCGTTTAGTTCCAAAGGTATCGATTTTTCTGAATCACTTGGAGCGACAAGTGGGTTGCATCTTGGTGCGAGCCACTCCTCTCGCTTTTCCAACAGCGAGCAATGCGAATTAGAACTTCAGCCATCGGCGGGTTTGGCGAGTGGTTCGAACCCGGATGGACACTCAAGCTTCTCAGCAGAGACAAAGTTCAGTGTCTTCAGTAATGTTGTACATCCTCACTCTCCGTCTGCCACGGGCTCAGACACCAGTGGAGTGTGTTCAGATACGAGTGTCAGCAGCTTGGCAAGTACTGGAAGCTTTGCAAACATGGAGGACCAGTCAGCTTCGCAGGAAAACATTTTGGCTTCACAACGATCTGTGGATGGTGCTTCAACTTTGCAGGGTAACAAAGAGAGAGAGGAACTTATTGAAAAAGATGAAGAGTTGAAAAGGATCTTGGAGATGCCGCGTaaggaaatgaagaaaattttaagtttacgacaagaaaaggagaagttggaaagaaaaatcag GATTAAAGGCCTTGAAAATCACATCTTGAAGCTCCAGAAAGAGCTGAAACATCTGGAGATAGAAAAGGAGGAATTagaaaatgaatttgatcCATGA